The Pontibacter korlensis sequence ACCGAAAGCTTGTGCTTTTTGCAATAGTGGAATAAGTTGGTAATTTCTACTTCGGTGTGGACATTGAAGAAAGGCTGCTCAAAGCCTTTGAAGAAATGAAAATGCTCTTCACGCTCCCAACCTTTCGTTTCGAAGCGTGTTTTTTTGTATTGAGATCTTGTAAGCATGTAAGCAGTTGATGATGGCGCAAAGGTACAGCTTTGGGCAAAGGCTGAAAAGGAGATTTTCTTTTAGTTCTAAACAAGTGGGGGAAGCTATACTTTCTTGCTGCTGTTCATCCCTAGCCTTACAACCGCTGCTGTTTCATCTTTGGCTTTGTTGCCCTCTAGGCCGGGAGGCCTCGTCCTTGGGTTGAGCGCTGTGTTCCCTCCTGCGCCAGGGCGCTGCCGCTCGCGCGGCACCGGATCTCACAAGGCGCTCAACCCAAGGACTGGGATCATTTTAAATAGCTCCTGCTTTCTGCAACTGTCCCCTTAAGGACAAGTGAGACGAGAGTCGAAACTTGCGACCGTAGGTCAGAGGGGTGGGTTCGCTTAGGTAGCTAGTGCTACAGCACTTAGACTTTGAGAAATGGCAGCCTCGGTAAAACTAAAGCAGGGAGTTGGAAAAAACCAATTTCTTCACCTGATCTTAAATCCCAGACCTAGCAGCCCGTGCAGGGCAACATTGGGGACTTGTGCTTCTCCATTTGCTACAGGTACCTCTACATAAGAGGCCGTAACCCTGCCTTCTCCAAGAATAAACCACTTTTTGGTGAAGTAGTAGCGTTTAGTTACAGCAGCCTCCACCACAGAGCCGGAAATGTAGTAGCCTTCGTCAAAAATGCCCCTGTCTTCTGGATAGGGAACATTGTGTATGGTTGATTCGGGATGTGTGATAACTAGTCCGGCACCGGCGGAGAGGGTAAGGCCGTAGACCAGCCAGAGGCGGTTTAGGGTAAGCAGATTATAGCCATCGGTTATAGAAAAGCGCTGCACCTCAGGCGGTGGGTTGTCAAGTATGAGCTTGTGGTGCGTAAACTTCAGTTCCCAGCCTTTTTCGCTTTGCCAGGTGCTCACGCGGATGTCGTAGTATACTGGTGGGTTGAAAGGTTCTGTGCAGTATTTGGCCCTTAATTCAATATCCGCCGCATCGCTCTGCGAAATGTGTAGGGGCGTAAGGAAGTTATGCGCACCTCCGCCTGCCACTGCTACTTCCCAGGCTCGGTTCTGGCTATTTCCTGTATGTGCCCAAAGTAGCAGGGCTGTGATAAGCAGCGCCAACTGTTTCAGCTTCATCCCCTCATCCTCCTAAGTATAACCAATAAGTTTAACGGGGGATGATGTGCTCGTGTTTACCGTGCTACCATGGCCGGGGCGGAGGAAAAGATGTTCTGTATGATATCAACTAGGGCAGTAGGGTAAACACCTACTATAACGAGCAGCAGTGCCAGCACTGCCAAGGTGCCAACACTGGCAAGGTAAATGGAAGGGCGCAATCGTTTTCTTGGCTCGACTTCCGTAACGTCTGGTTGCTGAAACATCACGGCAATCACTTTGATGTAATAATATAAGCCGATGACACTGTTTAGCACCAGCATCGCCACAAGCAGCCAAAGCTGTGTGTTTACACCTGCAGCTAAAAGGTAGAACTTGCCTACAAAGCCAGCGGTAAGCGGAATACCAGCTAGTGAAAGCAGCATCGCAGTGAAGACGGTGGCAGTCCAGGGGCGCCGCCATAGCAGGCCTTGGTAATCTTCCAGTAGTTCGGCGTCCCGTTCCTTATCCGACAGCATGGCTACCACACCAAAAGCACCCACGGTGGTAATGAAGTAGGCGACCAGGTAAAAGGATACCGCTTCCACGCCCATCTGATTACCAGCCAGAAAAGCCACAAGTAAATAACCCAAGTGCGAGATAGAGGAGTAAGCCAGAATACGCTTCACATTTGTCTGCAGCAGTGCCAGCAGGTTACCGGCAATCATGGAGGCAACCGCCACAATGGTGAAAATTGTAATGAGCGTAGGATAACGGAAGCCATCCACTTCCATAAAAAAGCGAAGCAAGAGGCCGATAACCCCACCTTTAGATACTGTGGCAATAAAAGCCGTAACCGGGGCAGGAGCACCCTCATACACGTCGGGCGTCCACA is a genomic window containing:
- a CDS encoding NADH-quinone oxidoreductase subunit N; this encodes MSQTDFLHLMPLIILTVAALINMLVVAAWRNHKIIYVITAVSFAAAFLSLFELRGVTSYPIAPLFVIDGFGIFYIGLILATALLISMLSYAYFEQREEQKEEYYILLLLSTLGACTMVISTHFASLFLGLEALSVSLYALISYLRARERSDEAGIKYLILAAFSSAFLLFGMALVYFSTGTMTFAGIATAMAGLQELPLLLLTGFGMMIIGIGFKLSVVPFHMWTPDVYEGAPAPVTAFIATVSKGGVIGLLLRFFMEVDGFRYPTLITIFTIVAVASMIAGNLLALLQTNVKRILAYSSISHLGYLLVAFLAGNQMGVEAVSFYLVAYFITTVGAFGVVAMLSDKERDAELLEDYQGLLWRRPWTATVFTAMLLSLAGIPLTAGFVGKFYLLAAGVNTQLWLLVAMLVLNSVIGLYYYIKVIAVMFQQPDVTEVEPRKRLRPSIYLASVGTLAVLALLLVIVGVYPTALVDIIQNIFSSAPAMVAR